Proteins encoded in a region of the Methanobrevibacter millerae genome:
- a CDS encoding Cys-Gln thioester bond-forming surface protein — MNKNIFIYLLFVLVILSAAVGAVSASENITEPALLSVGEGYIAQDDTLSSSIESVDNNEEVLSLSNEEIIEDDNGTLALSNEKSVEDDNEALSLSDEDNAEVLQYGERVYTKEKGADHVQLSNGYTGYCIEREMTFPQKDTEYYTAPINTITHIKRQGERIDNKLRLAVVYYGDKPGFDEKIRTNYALSFSRTQHLIWYLSQFDDYKPYAFNNLDPQLKDAYDDVINKHNSGQYWINEDSHTFNNGTHEITYDFLYLKSTSTYQSLFAYKKTIKEIPQTPEIPKHPGMIVDKKSLTPNVKVGEQTKFLITVTNTGDVDLSNVFVEEQIPNGLTYADYEDKSSWRKDGNTFYYNNVLGVGKSASFTIAFNTHINGTFVNCVVAGSDETDNKTTENKTTVKKPGMDVNKKSLTPNVKAGEQTKFLITVWNTGELDLGNVFVKENMPADLEYADYTNKNLWRKEGDIFYYNNVLRVGESADFTIIFNTNKTGSFTNVVVAGSNETENKTTENKTTVKKPDMKVEKITLDSLVVVGEQVTFEIVVSNTGQTDLSNVFVEESQYDGLTFDHAVPNRHWSESVVNGKHRWTLNSNLLVGERIALNVVFNTTRTGTFTNVVVAGSDDTENKTTENKTKVIEPKLDVEKITLTPMVHVGDNTSFEIVVRNSGDVILTNVYVEETSYEGLTYDSFVRNSEWTYSTVNGKHRWTLNKELHPHEVSQFIVIFKTTEVGTFTNVVTAGSDNTTEKPARNTTIVYNETPEDPMSNSTRNPDLSIEKIAIEKLLTVGQKAQFEIVVHNTGNVALSKVTVYEESYTGLTYDSWNDNSGMWSKNSDLSWTYNGVFYPGEYATFFVTFNTANPGDFTNVVSVDSNETPKKRANDNVVVIEPSLSVEKITLNNTVNLGEQVTFEIIVHNTGSTVLTNVVVREDQFEGLKYNSYVDYTGNWKYNGDLTWTLNTPLKPDEYSGFFVVFDTTRAGDFVNIVVAKSNEVPKTPARNTTKVITPENPVPETPENPIPETPSEPSVPVTPENPVPETPSEPSVPVTPENPVPETPSEPSVPVTPENPVSETPSEPDKPATPKTKAQSKELPATGNPLVMVLLALIALGAAGLRRKD; from the coding sequence ATGAACAAGAATATATTTATTTATTTATTATTTGTGCTAGTAATTTTGTCTGCTGCAGTAGGTGCAGTCAGCGCTAGCGAAAACATAACCGAACCTGCACTTTTAAGTGTTGGAGAAGGTTATATTGCTCAAGATGATACTTTAAGCTCATCGATCGAAAGTGTAGACAACAATGAGGAAGTTTTATCCTTATCAAATGAAGAAATTATAGAAGATGATAATGGAACCTTGGCACTATCCAATGAAAAAAGTGTCGAAGATGATAATGAGGCTTTGAGCTTATCTGATGAAGATAATGCTGAAGTTTTACAGTATGGAGAACGTGTGTATACAAAAGAGAAGGGAGCAGATCATGTTCAGTTATCTAATGGATATACAGGATATTGTATAGAAAGGGAAATGACTTTTCCACAAAAAGATACTGAGTATTATACAGCTCCAATAAATACTATAACTCATATTAAAAGACAGGGCGAACGTATTGATAATAAGCTAAGATTGGCTGTTGTCTATTATGGAGACAAGCCAGGATTTGATGAAAAAATCCGTACTAATTATGCATTAAGCTTTTCTCGTACTCAACACTTAATTTGGTATTTAAGTCAATTTGACGATTATAAACCATATGCTTTCAACAATTTGGATCCGCAATTAAAGGATGCCTATGACGATGTTATCAATAAGCATAATAGTGGACAATACTGGATAAATGAGGATTCACATACCTTTAATAATGGTACACATGAAATAACTTATGATTTCTTATATCTCAAATCCACTAGTACCTATCAGTCATTATTTGCCTATAAGAAAACCATAAAAGAAATTCCTCAAACTCCTGAAATCCCTAAACATCCGGGCATGATAGTTGATAAGAAGTCTTTAACACCTAACGTTAAAGTTGGTGAGCAGACTAAGTTCTTGATTACTGTCACAAACACTGGTGATGTTGATTTGAGTAATGTCTTTGTTGAGGAGCAAATTCCTAACGGTTTGACCTATGCTGATTATGAAGATAAATCATCTTGGAGAAAGGACGGTAATACTTTCTATTATAATAATGTTTTAGGTGTTGGTAAATCTGCTAGCTTTACTATTGCATTCAATACTCATATTAATGGTACTTTTGTCAACTGTGTAGTTGCAGGTTCTGATGAAACTGATAATAAGACTACCGAAAACAAGACTACTGTTAAAAAGCCAGGTATGGATGTAAATAAAAAGTCTTTAACTCCTAATGTTAAAGCTGGTGAGCAGACCAAGTTCTTGATTACTGTCTGGAATACTGGTGAGTTGGATTTAGGTAATGTTTTTGTTAAAGAGAACATGCCTGCTGATTTGGAGTATGCTGATTATACTAACAAGAATCTTTGGAGAAAAGAAGGTGACATTTTCTATTATAATAATGTCTTGAGAGTTGGTGAGTCTGCTGATTTCACAATTATTTTCAATACTAACAAGACTGGTAGCTTTACCAATGTTGTTGTTGCAGGATCCAATGAAACTGAAAACAAAACAACTGAAAACAAGACTACTGTTAAAAAGCCAGATATGAAAGTTGAAAAGATTACCCTTGATTCTCTTGTTGTTGTGGGTGAACAGGTAACCTTTGAAATTGTAGTCAGCAATACCGGTCAAACAGATTTATCCAATGTATTCGTTGAAGAATCACAGTATGACGGATTAACATTTGACCATGCAGTGCCAAACAGACACTGGAGTGAATCCGTTGTTAACGGTAAGCACAGATGGACTTTAAATTCCAATTTGCTTGTTGGGGAAAGAATTGCTCTTAACGTAGTCTTCAATACAACCAGAACTGGTACATTTACCAATGTTGTTGTTGCAGGTTCTGATGATACAGAAAATAAGACTACTGAAAACAAAACCAAGGTTATTGAGCCTAAATTGGACGTCGAGAAAATTACTTTAACTCCAATGGTACATGTCGGTGATAATACCTCATTTGAAATTGTTGTTAGAAACAGTGGTGACGTAATATTAACTAATGTATATGTGGAAGAAACTTCATATGAAGGTTTAACCTATGATTCATTTGTAAGAAACAGTGAATGGACTTATTCAACCGTAAACGGCAAACACAGATGGACCTTAAACAAAGAATTACATCCACATGAAGTTTCACAGTTCATTGTCATATTCAAAACAACTGAAGTTGGTACTTTCACTAATGTAGTAACTGCAGGATCAGACAACACTACTGAAAAACCTGCTAGAAACACTACTATTGTTTACAATGAAACTCCTGAAGACCCAATGTCTAACTCAACTAGAAATCCTGATTTGAGCATTGAAAAAATCGCTATAGAAAAACTTTTAACTGTTGGGCAAAAAGCACAATTCGAAATCGTTGTTCATAATACTGGTAATGTTGCATTATCTAAAGTAACTGTATATGAAGAATCATATACTGGTTTAACTTATGATTCATGGAATGATAACTCTGGAATGTGGTCTAAAAACAGTGATTTGAGCTGGACTTATAATGGTGTATTCTATCCTGGAGAATATGCAACATTCTTTGTAACATTCAATACAGCTAATCCTGGAGACTTTACCAATGTTGTATCTGTTGACTCAAATGAAACTCCTAAAAAACGTGCAAACGATAATGTTGTTGTCATTGAACCTTCATTAAGTGTTGAAAAAATCACACTTAATAATACTGTCAATTTAGGCGAGCAAGTAACATTTGAGATTATTGTTCATAATACTGGAAGCACTGTTTTGACTAATGTTGTTGTAAGAGAAGATCAGTTTGAAGGTTTAAAATATAATTCATATGTTGATTATACAGGAAATTGGAAATACAATGGAGATTTAACCTGGACTTTAAACACTCCGTTGAAACCTGATGAATATTCCGGATTCTTTGTAGTATTTGACACTACCAGAGCCGGTGACTTTGTAAATATTGTTGTTGCAAAATCTAATGAAGTTCCAAAAACTCCTGCTCGCAATACTACTAAAGTTATAACTCCAGAAAATCCTGTTCCTGAGACTCCAGAAAATCCTATTCCTGAGACTCCTAGTGAACCTAGTGTTCCTGTGACTCCGGAGAATCCTGTTCCTGAGACTCCTAGTGAACCTAGTGTTCCTGTGACTCCGGAGAATCCTGTTCCTGAGACTCCTAGTGAGCCAAGTGTTCCTGTGACTCCGGAGAATCCTGTCTCTGAAACTCCTAGTGAGCCAGATAAACCTGCAACTCCGAAAACTAAAGCACAAAGCAAAGAATTGCCTGCAACAGGTAATCCATTAGTCATGGTATTGCTTGCATTAATCGCTTTAGGAGCTGCAGGATTGAGAAGAAAAGACTAA
- a CDS encoding nitroreductase yields the protein MNQTIEDLISRRSIRKFKDEQISDEDLNTILEAGTYAPTGRGAQSPKIVVIQNPETIKEFSAWNRSFFPMEVPDDVDPFYGGKTLLIVLADSKLPTYVEDGASVLAVLVNAAHAVGVGSCWIHRARDEFASAKGKSLLKEWGIPESYEGIGHVVLGYPDMEMPKPAPRKPDYIVFVD from the coding sequence ATGAATCAAACTATTGAGGATTTAATATCAAGAAGAAGCATACGAAAATTCAAGGATGAACAGATATCTGATGAAGATTTAAATACAATTTTGGAAGCAGGTACTTATGCTCCTACTGGACGCGGTGCACAAAGTCCAAAAATTGTTGTTATTCAAAATCCCGAAACCATTAAAGAATTTTCAGCATGGAACAGAAGTTTCTTTCCAATGGAAGTTCCTGATGATGTAGATCCGTTTTACGGTGGAAAAACTTTGCTGATTGTATTGGCAGACAGTAAACTTCCAACATATGTTGAGGATGGAGCCAGCGTATTGGCTGTATTGGTCAATGCAGCTCATGCAGTTGGTGTTGGGTCATGCTGGATTCATCGTGCAAGGGATGAATTCGCATCTGCCAAAGGAAAATCTTTGTTAAAAGAATGGGGAATTCCAGAAAGCTATGAAGGAATAGGGCATGTTGTATTAGGTTATCCTGATATGGAAATGCCCAAACCGGCTCCAAGAAAGCCTGATTATATTGTTTTTGTAGATTAA
- the purD gene encoding phosphoribosylamine--glycine ligase, translated as MKVLVVGTGAREHAIADALKDDVELYCYMSKVNPGMSKIAEFKQGDEGEVEKVAQFAKENDIEIAFIGPEAPLEKGIVDELEKNGIKCVGPCKSAARIETDKSFMRKLFEDYEIDGSLIYRVFDNYDDLSAFLDDFDRDVVVKPVGLTGGKGVKIVGDHLKDNNEAKEYSKEVIDNAMGGFAQVIIEERVIGEEFTIQAFCDGQHLAPMPAAQDHPHAFEGDKGAITGGMGSYSDSNGLLPFLTQDDYDSAVKIMKDTIKAIAEEAEPYKGILYGQFMLTADGPRLIEYNARFGDPEAMNVLPLLKTPLVDVCKDIVDGTLGEVEFEDKASVCKYIVPDGYPETEHAGEVIEVDEEAIEGMGAKVFYAAVSLEEDGIRLSGSRALGIVASGESITEAEKIAEKACEHVKGNVYHRSDVGTKALVDKRVEHMKEILN; from the coding sequence ATGAAAGTCTTAGTTGTTGGAACAGGTGCTCGTGAGCATGCCATAGCAGATGCTTTAAAGGATGATGTTGAGTTATACTGTTATATGAGTAAAGTAAACCCTGGAATGAGTAAAATTGCAGAGTTTAAGCAAGGCGATGAGGGAGAAGTTGAAAAAGTAGCTCAATTCGCTAAAGAAAACGATATTGAAATTGCATTTATCGGTCCGGAAGCTCCTCTTGAAAAAGGAATCGTTGATGAACTTGAAAAGAATGGAATCAAATGTGTAGGACCTTGCAAAAGTGCGGCAAGAATCGAAACCGATAAGTCATTCATGAGAAAATTATTTGAAGACTATGAAATTGACGGATCTTTAATCTACAGAGTATTCGATAATTACGATGATTTAAGTGCATTTTTAGACGATTTTGACCGTGATGTTGTAGTCAAGCCTGTAGGATTGACCGGTGGAAAAGGAGTTAAAATCGTTGGAGACCACCTCAAAGATAACAATGAAGCAAAAGAATATTCAAAAGAAGTTATTGACAATGCAATGGGTGGATTTGCACAGGTAATTATTGAAGAAAGAGTAATCGGTGAAGAGTTTACCATACAGGCATTCTGTGATGGCCAACACTTGGCCCCAATGCCTGCAGCACAAGACCATCCTCATGCATTTGAAGGAGACAAAGGTGCAATTACCGGAGGAATGGGTTCATACTCAGATTCAAACGGACTCCTACCATTTTTAACCCAGGATGATTATGATAGTGCAGTAAAAATAATGAAAGATACTATTAAGGCTATAGCTGAAGAAGCTGAACCATACAAAGGTATCTTATATGGCCAATTTATGTTAACTGCTGACGGTCCACGTTTGATTGAATACAATGCAAGATTTGGAGATCCGGAAGCTATGAATGTATTACCTTTACTTAAAACTCCATTGGTTGATGTTTGTAAAGACATTGTTGACGGCACCTTAGGTGAAGTGGAATTTGAAGATAAGGCAAGCGTGTGCAAATACATCGTACCTGACGGATACCCAGAAACAGAACATGCAGGTGAAGTCATTGAAGTTGACGAAGAAGCTATTGAAGGTATGGGCGCAAAAGTATTTTATGCTGCAGTCAGTCTTGAAGAAGATGGAATTCGCCTATCAGGTTCCAGAGCTCTCGGTATAGTCGCTAGTGGTGAAAGCATTACTGAAGCCGAAAAAATAGCTGAAAAAGCATGTGAACATGTTAAAGGTAATGTATACCACAGAAGCGATGTAGGAACAAAAGCTTTAGTAGACAAGCGTGTTGAGCACATGAAAGAAATTTTAAATTAA
- a CDS encoding MarR family winged helix-turn-helix transcriptional regulator produces MEFSRDLPTTPYISLIYRFHAKFLNNKVKDVNITYGLYPFLIEIYKHDGISQEDLANLFYLNESTVTRNLNKLEKRGFIKRTREKEKIISLTDDGVAIAKKVMDYDEKWDDLIKKDLSEDEYINFKKTLIKVCEAII; encoded by the coding sequence ATGGAATTTAGTAGAGATTTGCCGACGACTCCATATATTTCTTTGATATACAGATTTCATGCTAAATTTTTAAACAATAAGGTTAAGGATGTTAATATAACTTATGGACTTTATCCTTTTTTAATTGAAATTTATAAGCATGATGGTATAAGTCAGGAAGATTTGGCTAATCTGTTTTATTTAAATGAAAGCACTGTTACTAGAAATCTAAATAAACTTGAAAAAAGAGGATTCATTAAAAGAACACGTGAAAAAGAAAAAATCATATCTCTAACTGATGATGGTGTAGCAATTGCCAAAAAAGTTATGGATTATGATGAAAAATGGGATGATTTGATTAAAAAAGACTTATCTGAAGATGAATATATAAATTTTAAAAAGACTTTAATTAAGGTTTGTGAGGCAATAATATGA
- a CDS encoding MATE family efflux transporter yields MEKNSNIEMITGDPKKAINKLSLPIIASMFLIFANNIIDSIWVAGLGPEPLAALGYITPLFMILVGFGNGIGAGGNSLISRYIGAEDRHSANNAAIHNLILSVIISIIISIVFIFSMKPLLMMMGAESVIGYATEYGFIIFVWTFALLMPPIVGGAFRAEGDIKRATIPIALAAIINMVLDPIFIYTFNMGIAGAAWATALGPFISLLLMFYWIFVKRDTYLSYNLKDFTNDFSMYKDILVVGIPASLEQLVLSILTIFVNYMLTIVSGSVAVAVYTAGWRIINIGMLPAIGVGTAAISVAGVAFGAKKYENLRVTARYAVKVALIASIIVCIILNVFANQIAFIFSYSENSAQLAPAIAGFLQIMCLFILYVPFGASAGNVFQGVGKGTISFLLTTFREFILVLIFAYLLGFVFNMGEFGIYCGMLLGGGIGSLICYACIELYINRLIRRSDANGI; encoded by the coding sequence ATGGAAAAAAATTCTAATATTGAAATGATTACAGGTGATCCTAAAAAGGCAATTAACAAACTATCACTTCCAATTATTGCCAGCATGTTTTTGATTTTTGCAAACAACATTATTGACAGTATTTGGGTTGCAGGTCTTGGGCCTGAACCTTTGGCCGCACTGGGTTACATTACACCCCTATTCATGATTCTTGTCGGGTTTGGAAATGGTATCGGTGCCGGTGGTAATTCATTGATTTCACGTTACATTGGTGCTGAAGACAGGCATTCAGCAAATAACGCGGCAATACATAACCTGATTTTGAGTGTCATAATATCTATCATAATTTCTATTGTATTCATTTTTTCAATGAAACCGCTGCTCATGATGATGGGTGCTGAGAGCGTAATCGGTTATGCTACAGAGTATGGTTTCATTATATTCGTATGGACATTTGCACTGTTGATGCCACCTATTGTCGGTGGAGCATTCAGGGCAGAAGGAGATATTAAAAGGGCTACAATACCAATAGCTTTAGCAGCTATTATCAACATGGTTTTAGACCCTATTTTCATTTATACATTTAATATGGGGATTGCTGGAGCCGCTTGGGCAACTGCTCTTGGACCGTTCATAAGTCTTCTTTTGATGTTCTACTGGATATTTGTCAAAAGGGATACCTATCTATCGTATAATTTAAAAGACTTTACAAATGACTTTTCAATGTATAAGGATATTTTGGTTGTAGGTATTCCTGCCAGTTTGGAACAGTTGGTGCTTTCCATCTTGACGATATTTGTAAATTATATGCTTACTATCGTATCAGGGTCTGTTGCTGTGGCGGTATATACTGCAGGATGGAGAATAATCAACATCGGTATGCTTCCTGCAATCGGTGTTGGAACAGCAGCAATTTCTGTTGCGGGCGTTGCATTCGGTGCTAAAAAATATGAAAACCTGAGGGTAACTGCAAGATATGCCGTAAAGGTTGCTTTGATTGCATCAATTATTGTGTGTATAATCCTTAATGTGTTCGCAAATCAGATTGCTTTCATATTTTCTTACTCTGAAAACAGTGCACAGCTGGCTCCAGCTATTGCCGGGTTCCTGCAGATTATGTGTCTATTTATATTATATGTACCCTTTGGGGCAAGTGCAGGTAATGTATTTCAGGGTGTCGGTAAAGGAACAATATCATTTCTTTTAACTACATTTCGGGAATTTATCTTGGTTTTAATATTTGCATATCTTTTAGGCTTTGTCTTTAATATGGGAGAGTTTGGAATATACTGTGGAATGCTTTTAGGTGGTGGAATAGGTTCTTTGATATGTTATGCATGCATTGAACTGTACATTAATAGATTGATTAGGAGGAGTGATGCTAATGGAATTTAG